From Glycine max cultivar Williams 82 chromosome 11, Glycine_max_v4.0, whole genome shotgun sequence, the proteins below share one genomic window:
- the LOC100778835 gene encoding protein DETOXIFICATION 46, chloroplastic, which translates to MALKLSSLSLHSSLRHQHPNSSHSNHRIPLRFFAPSLPPTSCLSGAASVSTFHRTLFAVTVRAFQSQDESKSSDVFEEEEKDEEISRQGEKKELAKQSIWSQIKEIVMFTGPATGLWICGPLMSLIDTAVIGQRSSIELAALGPATVVCDYMSYVFMFLSIATSNMVATALAKQDKEEVQHHISVLLFIGLSCGVGMLLFSRLFGASLITAFTGPKNAHVVPAASNYVKIRGLAWPALLVGWVAQSASLGMKDSLGPLKALAAATVINFAGCILLCTYLGYGIVGAAWATMVAQVVAAYMMIQNLNMKGYNALAFSIPTGKEILMILGLAAPVFLTLMSKVAFYALLIYFATSMGTHTMAAHQVMVQTYGMCTVWGEPLSQTAQSFMPELIYGVNRSLSKARLLLKSLVTIGAMLGLLLGIVGTSVPWLFPYVFTPDRMVIQEMHKVLIPYFIALAITPPTHSLEGTLLAGRDLKFISLSMTGCFCVGTLVLWALSSRFGLLGCWFSLALFQWARFSIALRRLLSPKGILYSEDTDQYKLRKLRTA; encoded by the exons ATGGCTTTGAAACTCTCGTCACTATCTCTTCACTCCTCTCTCCGCCACCAGCACCCTAATTCGTCGCATTCAAACCATCGCATTCCCCTTCGTTTCTTTGCACCTTCCCTTCCTCCCACTTCGTGTCTCTCCGGCGCAGCCTCAGTCTCCACATTTCATCGCACTCTCTTCGCCGTAACCGTTCGCGCATTTCAAAGCCAAGACGAAAGCAAAAGCAGTGATgtttttgaagaagaagaaaaagacgaAGAAATATCGAGGCAGGGTGAGAAAAAGGAACTCGCGAAGCAAAGCATATGGAGTCAGATAAAGGAAATTGTGATGTTTACAGGACCAGCAACGGGTCTTTGGATTTGTGGACCGCTTATGAGTCTCATCGATACTGCAGTTATTGGTCAGAGAAGCTCAATTGAGCTTGCTGCTTTAG GTCCTGCTACAGTTGTTTGCGACTACATGAGCTACGTGTTCATGTTTCTATCAATTGCTACTTCCAATATGGTTGCTACTGCCCTTGCCAAGCAG GACAAAGAAGAAGTACAGCATCACATATCTGTCTTGCTTTTTATTGGGTTATCTTGTGGCGTTGGGATGCTTTTGTTCTCAAGGCTATTTGGTGCATCACTAATAACTG CTTTCACTGGGCCAAAGAATGCACACGTAGTACCTGCAGCTAGCAATTATGTGAAG attcgaGGCTTGGCATGGCCTGCTTTACTTGTTGGATGGGTTGCTCAGAGTGCAAG tcttggtatgaaagattccTTGGGACCCTTGAAAGCTTTGGCTGCTGCTACAGTTATAAATTTCGCTGGTTGTATACTTTTGTGCACCTATTTAGGCTATGGAATTGTAGGGGCTGCGTGGGCTACAATGGTTGCCCAA GTTGTTGCCGCTTACATGATGATTCAAAATCTAAACATGAAGGGATATAATGCACTTGCCTTCTCCATTCCTACAGGGAAGGAAATTCTGATGATACTTGGGCTTGCTGCTCCTGTTTTTTTGACACTGATGTCAAAG GTGGCTTTCTACGCACTACTTATATATTTTGCTACATCAATGGGTACACATACAATGGCTGCTCATcaa GTCATGGTCCAAACTTATGGTATGTGTACAGTATGGGGTGAACCTCTCTCCCAAACTGCTCAATCATTTATGCCTGAATTGATATATGGAGTAAATAGGAGTTTGTCAAAG GCCCGATTGCTTCTAAAGTCTCTTGTGACAATTGGAGCTATGCTTGGATTATTGTTAGGGATTGTTGGAACATCAGTACCTTGGTTATTTCCCTATGTTTTTACTCCTGATCGGATGGTGATTCAGGAG ATGCATAAGGTGCTGATTCCATACTTTATAGCGCTGGCTATAACACCCCCTACTCACAGCCTCGAGGGAACGTTGCTG GCTGGACGGGATCTGAAATTTATAAGTTTATCAATGACTGGATGCTTTTGTGTGGGTACATTAGTATTATGG GCTTTGAGTAGTAGATTCGGTTTGCTAGGCTGCTGGTTTTCCCTCGCATTATTTCAATGG GCTCGGTTTTCAATTGCCCTCCGGCGCCTTCTTTCTCCCAAGGGCATTTTATACTCGGAAGATACAGATCAGTATAAGCTGCGAAAGCTAAGGACTGCCTAA
- the LOC100779359 gene encoding uncharacterized protein has protein sequence MAAVVSASSHLLFVLRSQPLSSSPSFISLLKPLLVSSPYAVSTPLRHIQVPPLRKPLFSTSSSPSLTVSQDSEELEEKEIADDDDELETPRRDFEDTQLGPTCSPLERKRKESVKLEVPSLSVKERKELASYAHSLGDKLKTQLVGKSGVTPNLATSFIETLEANELLKIKIHRTCPGELDDVVKQLEEATGSVAVGQIGRTLIIYRPSLSKMKAEEKKKQARNLILKKQVKQRLVNKSKEQVPKLSWPGSSWSGKKRRA, from the exons ATGGCGGCAGTAGTATCAGCATCTTCTCATCTATTGTTTGTTCTTCGTTCACAACCATTATCATCATCACCCTCTTTCATTTCTCTTCTCAAACCTCTTCTTGTTTCTTCCCCCTATGCTGTATCTACACCCCTTCGGCATATCCAAGTTCCACCGCTTCGAAAACCTCTCTTCTCTACTTCCTCTTCCCCCTCCCTTACCGTTTCTCAAGATAGTGAAGAATTGGAAGAAAAAGAGATTGCAGACGATGATGATGAATTGGAGACTCCAAGAAGAGATTTTGAAGATACCCAATTGGGTCCCACTTGCTCACCGTTGGAGAGAAAGAGGAAAGAGAGTGTGAAGTTGGAGGTTCCGAGTTTGAGTGTGAAAGAAAGGAAGGAGCTTGCGTCTTATGCTCACAGTTTGGGGGATAAGCTCAAGACCCAGTTGGTGGGAAAGTCTGGTGTTACGCCCAATCTTGCCACCTCTTTCATTGAGACCCTCGAAGCCAACGAGCTTCTCAAG ATTAAAATACATAGGACCTGTCCAGGCGAGTTAGATGATGTGGTGAAGCAGTTGGAAGAAGCAACTGGTTCAGTGGCTGTTGGTCAGATTGGTCGAACTCTCATCATATACAGGCCCAGTCTCTCCAAAATGAAggcagaagaaaagaagaaacaagCTCGGAACCTTATTCTTAAAAAACAAGTCAAACAAAGACTAGTTAACAAG AGTAAGGAACAAGTACCCAAACTATCGTGGCCTGGTTCATCATGGAGTGGAAAAAAACGTAGGGCATAA
- the LOC102662025 gene encoding uncharacterized protein yields MVSPLNPEALEYLPRHNHKLQQQQQQVLQPQPLPCSTFPPTSIFTPHCNFLLLFSSFPSRHPYNPFYYPTLTLPPLPPSSIPLALEADQPTRFHEIKNGSDSDSDSNPVEAHAVNKKKDQMVIAEEPKTGCGSIGFVKKRAFKAYINGRCLESWRQKSYPPRRKVEENGQRKSVDFLRNRKVFRHHPANEPFRGFPKRNRFNPSLPVRDGETTVMIRNIPSKYTRELLVKFLEDHCLKVNRTTENEACKEKGEEESIGLAFDFVYLPIDFKSRMNKGYAFVNFTKPQAARKFRNTASRLKWDMFQSNKIREVVSARLQGKEQLEKHFETMNFPCDSEDVLPVSFSPPRDGVNKGDQRTMGNLMKRQHV; encoded by the exons ATGGTTTCTCCACTGAACCCAGAAGCTCTGGAATATTTACCAAGGCACAATCACAAgcttcagcaacaacaacagcaagtACTTCAACCTCAACCCCTTCCTTGTTCCACTTTCCCTCCCACTTCCATTTTTACTCCTCACTGCAACTTCTTGTTACTGTTCTCTTCATTTCCCTCACGTCATCCTTATAACCCCTTCTATTATCCCACTCTAACACTTCCACCATTACCACCTTCTTCCATTCCCTTAGCACTAGAAGCTGATCAACCAACtcgttttcatgaaataaaaaatggttctgattctgattctgattctaACCCGGTTGAAGCACATGCAGTGAACAAGAAGAAGGATCAAATGGTAATAGCTGAAGAACCAAAAACTGGTTGTGGTTCGATAGGATTTGTAAAGAAGCGAGCTTTCAAGGCTTACATTAATGGCCGGTGTCTTGAGAGTTGGAGACAAAAGAGTTACCCGCCGAGAAGGAAGGTGGAAGAAAATGGTCAACGTAAAAGTGTTGACTTTTTGAGGAACCGAAAGGTTTTTAGGCACCACCCAGCAAATGAACCCTTCAGGGGTTTTCCCAAGAGGAATCGTTTTAATCCCTCGTTGCCTGTTAGGGATGGCGAAACCACTGTGATGATCAGAAATATTCCCAGCAAATACAC CCGAGAATTGCTGGTGAAGTTTCTGGAAGATCATTGTCTGAAAGTGAATCGTACTACAGAAAATGAAGCTTGCAAGGAGAAAGGCGAAGAAgaatccattggtttagcttttgATTTCGTTTATTTGCCCATTGATTTCAA ATCTAGGATGAACAAGGGATACGCTTTTGTGAACTTCACTAAGCCCCAGGCAGCTCGGAAGTTTCGTAACACAGCCTCCAGATTGAAATGGGACATGTTCCAGTCTAACAAGATACGTGAAGTGGTTTCTGCACGTTtacaa GGGAAGGAACAATTGGAGAAACACTTCGAAACGATGAACTTTCCTTGTGACTCCGAGGATGTTTTGCCCGTGAGCTTTAGCCCACCTCGCGATGGTGTAAACAAGGGAGATCAAAGGACTATGGGGAATCTTATGAAGCGCCAACATGTTTGA